The nucleotide sequence cctgcctctCAAGAAGCCGTTTGCTTGCCTCTTAGACCCAGAGGACCCCTGTTGTCAGTCTCAGTGGTGAGGAGGGAGGCAGTTTGATGCCTCTCAGACTGAAACTTTGGACTGTCTCAGAGCCAGTGTGGAGGGTTGGGTGGGAGATGAGTGGCTGTTTCCTGACAGGGGCAGAGCAGTGTCTCCTCTGCTCAGGCTCTCTTCCTTTCCTCGTTTGCAGATGCCTCCTCCAGGAATCCCCCCACCTTTTCCTCCAATGGGGCTCCCTCCCATGAGTCAGAGACCACCAGCCATCCCCCCCATGCCACCTGGCATCATGCCCCCAATGCTCCCACCAATGGGGGCACCACCACCACTCACACAGGTAATCTCCCCTGCTCCAGGGCCTCAGAAAACCCTGTCATCTCAGTTGCAGGTAGAGATGAAGGTGGATatctgaactgaacttgagagtctggggaggaagggagggaaggtgggGCCAGGCCCATATGAATTTGCCTGCTGAGTGGCTAGAGGCCACTCTGAGGCTCAGCTGAGCACCCAGAGCCCAGTGCGTGCCCTTGTGAGGGTCATGGCCCCGACAGCATCTCTCAGGACTCTGTGCAGCCTGTGCTTGCCTTCACCTCAGTAGCTGGTTTTTGTCTCCTTTGTATCCATAGATACCAGGAATGGTACCTCCCATGATGCCAGGAATGCTGATGCCAGCAGTGCCTGTCACCGCAGCGGTAAGCACTGGGGGGCAGGAAGTGGGCTCTGCGCTGCAGCCCAGCGGGTCTGACTTGGCGTACAGGGACGCGGCCTctgttctctccctcttctcatcACATCCACCCTTGGCCCCTCTGTGCTCCCCACACTGAGTCCTTCCAGCCACGAACTCAGCTCTTCTAGCTTCTCACTCGTCCCAAAAGGCACATACATCCTCTCATTATCCCCCTGCTATGCCCAGTTCCCTTAAGGAACACCTTCACTCCAGACACTGATCACTCTCACAGAGTTAGCACTGTGGACACGTGAATACAATTTCCTCTTCGCATCTTCTTTGTCTCTGGAGGAAGCGGCAGTACCTGGAGATCTCACTATACCTTCTTGTGCTGCCGTTCAGCGTAGTAGAGTTGGGTAGGATGTGGCAGTTGGTACTTTCTGTGGAAGAGGTGGGCCATGGAGTCTCACTCAACAGAATACTCTGTCTTGAAAAAAGGAGCTGCCGTGCAGTTTCTTCCTGGGGTCCTAGAGCCATGGTCCCGGAGGGTGGGGGAAGCTTGTTAGGGAGCAGAGATCCCTGGGAGCAGGACACATGGATCCTGGCCTGGCCTGCTTCTTCATCCCCCATGGCCTGGGTCTTGGGGGCCACTGGGCTTGGCCCCAAcccttccccctcctctttcTTCGGCAGACGGCTCCGGGTGCGGACACCGCCAGCTGTGAGTCTTCTGGGGGGTCTGCTCCCCCCAGGCTCGGAGGTTGGGCGGGGAGAGGGACCATGGACTAGGGCCCACCCTGGATCATGCCTGTTGGGGTGCCAGGGATCCTGGgatgtgatgggaccaggggAGATTTACTGGGGATGGAGTGTAAGGGAGGAAAAGATGGGGATCAGATAAGGGTTGGAACAAGGACTTAATAGGTTTCCTTTGGCTTCTTTTCTAGCTGCTGTGGCTGGGACAGGCCCTCCGGTAAGTTCTTTCCACTCAGGGGTCTCTGGGTAGGAGGCTGAAAGAGGTGCTAATGGTTAAATTTTGGGGATGAGGAGGAGAAGCTTTGGGAAAGGAGCCGTGACCACCGTTCTGTGCACCCTCCCCTCCCTAGAGGGCCCTGTGGAGCGAGCATGTGGCCCCTGACGGGCGCGTCTACTACTACAACGCTGACGACAAGCAGTCCGTGTGGGAGAAGCCCAGCGTGCTCAAGTCCAAGGCAGAGGTCCTGAATGGGGCTTTCTGGCTCTTTTTTTCAGCTGCCCTGACCCTTCCAAGTCCTTGGCCTTCCTTGAGTCTCTAACCATACTCATGGTTCCTCTAATCCTAAGATCCCTGACTATTCCCCAACCTTCCTAGGATCTCAAGAAGTCCACCTTCCCTCATCTTGAGCCAGGCCAGGTGGTAGCTAAACACTTCTGTGTACCCCCTCACTGGGTCCCCTCACTTAGCTCCCCCAACTGTGGCTGGCGGGTATGCCCAACCCACTGATGTTCCCTGGCCCATCCTCTTACAGCTCCTGCTGTCCCAGTGTCCCTGGAAAGAGTACAAGTCGGACACAGGCAAACCTTACTACTACAACAATCAGAGTAAGGAGTCCCGCTGGACCCGGCCCAAGGACCTGGATGACCTGGAGGGTGAGGAGGGGGTGGGCCCAAGCAGGGGCTCAGGGGCGTGACTCTGTGCTACTCTCTAACCATGTTATCCTTTCCTGTTGCAGCTCTAGTCAAACAAGAGGCTGCAGGGTAAGTGACTTGCTTGTCTTGCCTGCCCGTCCACCCATACGTGGGGCCTCCTGAGGGGTGGGAATGGCCTCTCTCCATGATCCGTGCTCTGTGTGAGGAAGAGCCGGCTCTCATCTCCTTGTGGAGTGGTCTGCTCTGGCTCTAGTCCTTCACAGGATGGAGACCAGTCAGCCCCTGACCACCTCTGTCTTTGCACTACTGGACACTGCCCTTCTGACCCACCTGCAGGaaacagcagcagccacagacACTACAGCCACAGCCTCCTCAGCCTCAGCCCGATCCCCCACCTGTGCCGCCCGGCCCCACCCTTCTGCCCACAGGCCTCCTAGAACCTGAGCCAGGTGGGAGTGAAGATTGCGCCGTGTCAGAGGCTGCCCAGCCCCTGGAACAGGGGCTCCTGCAGCAGCCAGAGGAGGGCCCCAGCAGGTGAGGGCTGCCTCCCATGGCATTCTAGACCTCAGGCTCCcacctgggttcaacccttgaCCTCTGCCAGGTTTCTCGGTAAAGGGGTGAAGATCTGGGCATGGCTTCTAATGAgcagaaaagggcttccctggggaacAAGGGAGTGTCCTGATCACACAGGGCACTGAAAACTATAGGGACTTGGGGACTCTGGCTGAGTTCCCTTTGTATCCCAGTTCTGCTGGACAGCATCAGCCACCAcagcaagaggaagaagaatCAAAACCGGAGCCGGAGAGGTCTGGCCTCAGTTGGAGCAACCGGGAGAAGGCAAAGCAGGCCTTCAAGGAGCTGCTGAGGGACAAGGTGCTGAGGGTGGGGCTCCCAGGGTAGCCCTGGAGGGGGCTGAAGGTGGGCAGGGCCCATGACCCCCGCCTGCTCCATTCCAGGCTGTCCCCTCCAATGCTTCGTGGGAACAGGCCATGAAGATGGTGGTCACTGACCCCCGTTACAGGTAGGCCTGGGCAGGCCCTCCAGACATTGTTCATGAGGGTGGCTGATCCACGGATTTCCTAAGAAACCCTGATGGGGTCAGAGTGAGGAGAGTGATAGATGGGTGAGCGTGCTGGGGAAGAGAAGCTGAAGAGCctccaggagaaggggaaggggatcattcaataaatgcttgttgaattgaATTGATTGGAATTGAATTAATTGGGGAAAGGGGTTGGATAGGGCAGAGGCCTGACTGCAACTTGAGAACCCATAGCAAAAGGGCTCACTCAGTATTAATAGTGTCTTAAGAGCCCTGTCTTGTTCCCTCACTGTTTGTCACCCTTCCCCACATGCCAGAGACCAACCTATCTTGCTTCCCTGTGCCCTTGGGGCCCCTGCAGCCCGCTGTGCCCATGCGTGGACATTCAGTCAGTTCTGTGAGACCCATCCCCAGTGTGCCATGACCCTGCTTTGTGGGCTGTGCATTCTGGTTCAGGCTAACTCGTCTGTCCCCACCAAACTCCCACCCTGTCCACCCTAGTGCCTTGCCCAAACTGAGTGAGAAAAAGCAGGCATTCAATGCCTACAAAGCGCAgcgggagaaggaggagaaggaagaggcccGGCTAAGAGCCAAGGAGGCCAAGCAGACCTTGCAGCATTTCCTGGAGCAGCATGAACGCATGACCTCCACTACCCGCTACCGGTCAGGGGGCCAGGCTGGGTTTGGGCCTGGGAACCCTGAGACCCCCATGGGCCCAGGCTctgttctctgcctgccttctcaCAGCCCATATGCTCCACAGGCGGGCAGAACAGACCTTTGGGGAGCTGGAGGTCTGGGCTGTGGTCCCTGAGAGGGATCGAAAAGAGGTTTATGATGATGTCCTCTTCTTCCTGGCCAAGAAGGAGAAGGTAACAGCTACTGGGCTGGATCCATCAGCCCCAGTCTCATTAAGgccttccatgtcttggcttccTTGTGGACCCACCCATTCACTTGCTGCCCCAGGGTCCCAGCTTCTTACTTAGAAGCTGGTATGGCACATCCCCAGTTCATGCTTTGGGCCTACAACTTGGTCTGGGAGGACAGGAAGGTCTCTGAGGGTGTGGTCTGTAACCTGTGCTCCTTCCCCTTTCTGGAGTCAGAAAGGCCTTGAGTCTGGCCATCCCAAAGTTCCCAAACCACCTGCCTTTACCTAGGTTCTTTGCCCAGGCCCACTTGTGTagctctgccctgccctgcctcacCCTAACCCCATGGCTCCCTAGGAACAGGCCAAGCAGCTGCGGCGCCGCAACATCCAGGCCCTGAAGAGCATCCTAGATGGGATGAGTAGTGTCAACTTCCAAACCACATGGTCCCAGGCCCAGCAGTACCTCATGGATAACCCCAGCTTTGCTCAGGACCATCAGCTGCAGAGTAAGCCTGGGtctccactcccttctctcccttcctttttccttcctgacCCCCAGCACCTGCCTCACACCACTCCCCCTGCACCTCCTATCCCCTTGGACATCTAGGAGTCCCTCGCATTTAGTCCAGAACCTCTCTGGACTTGAGATCACAGGATGGATGCTTCAGGACACCTCTCCCTCTAGGGTCTATAGTTAACGCAGATATTATGTGTTCTTGGGGGAAGAGCACTGGGATAGGAATAATATTTGAAGATGACTTTTATAGCTCATGTGAATATGGTTTTAAATCATCTTGGTATGGTGGGCTGTAAATGATCACACATGTGGCAATCAGCTGCTGTTGGCCTGTCATCATTTGCAGTATCTTCTGATATTCACCTTCTGAAGTTATATCAAAGCCTGGTTGATTCCCAgtccaataaaaagtaaaaccttAGATTCTGAGATAACTGATTTTATATAATGACTTCTAGTAACCAAATTCACAAGAGCTGAATGCTTCTATTTAATACTTCATATAATCACTGAACCCTTTTCATGAACCATCATTCCAATAGCCTCTCCCAGGAgcccctgctcccctctccccaccaccctaGATGTCCCCAACAGCTGCAGGAGTAGCATCTTGGAAACTCTGGAGGGGCTGGGACTGAGAGGGTGTTCACCTGGTGCGGTGCCTGCTGAGCCTCCTCTCTGCGGTTAGACATGGACAAGGAAGATGCGCTGATCTGCTTTGAGGAGCACATCCGAGctttggagagggaggaggaggaggagcgagAGCGAGCCCGACTTCGGGAGCGGCGCCAGCAGCGCAAGAACCGGGAGGCCTTCCAGGTATCTTTGCCGCCCTCTGGATCGGAACTCAGCTCTGCCCCGGACAGTCTCTTCACCCACACGCTGCCTCCTCTTGGCCAGGCCCACTGTTCTCCCTGTGCCCAGCCTGTCCTCGCTCCATGAGGACTGTCTGTGCCTGCAGTTTTGCTCCTGCTGTGTCCCCTCAACTCTGGGCCAGCTCCTCTAGACTAGGTGTGCGTGCCACCTGGAAACTGCCAGCAGATGGCGCCCTAAAAGCAAGGCTCAGCAGCTTGGCCAGGTTTATTTCCCTTCACTGGGGAGCCAGACAGGCATAGCTAGTTCATCCCCCGTCTTGGAGGTGGCACTGGTGGTGGCGGTGGAGGGGGTTAGTTGGCTGTAACACATGGGGAAGTGTGGGAGTCATGGGAAGGTAATGCTGCAGGCGCTGTTTCTTTGCCTCCCAGTCCGGCTTATTCTCATGTGGAGTCTGTCCCTTTCTGTTCTACAGTCTCTGTTCACATTGCTCTCTGCCTCCCCATCTGTAACTCTTCATCTCTGCCTCCCTTGCCGGCATTTCCTCAGTCTGGTTGTTCCTGCCTCTCCCTGccgtctctcctctccccacccaggCTTTAACtttgcctccttccctctctcaccCTCCCTGTAACTGTCCTCTTCCCTGCTTAGACCTTCCTGGATGAGCTGCACGAGACAGGGCAGCTGCACTCCATGTCCACCTGGATGGAGCTGTACCCAGCGGTCAGCACTGATATCCGCTTTGCCAACATGCTGGGCCAGCCGGGTAAGGCAGCCGGGCTCTCCCTTCTCTGGCCTGGCTTCCTGCCCTGCCAGTCTCTCTGCACTCCCACTCCCTGGTCCTGTCCTCAACCCCACCCTCAGGCCTTGGGAAGCTGCCGCCCGCcaggcccccctccctccctcccccgcaGGCTCCACCCCTCTGGACTTGTTCAAGTTCTATGTGGAGGAGTTGAAGGCACGATTCCATGATGAGAAGAAGATCATAAAGGACATCCTTAAGGtgagggaggcctggggctgTGGATGGATGCAGGCTGGGTGCAGGGCTGCTCCCAAGACAGGGCTCCCTGATAAATCCTGTTTTGTGGAAGCATTGCAGCTCAGTTCAGGAGATAGCTATTGTGATCCTTTCTTTATACAGAAATGAACAAGATACAGTTTCTGCCTAGAAGGAGCTCAGGGTCTAATAGGAAGAGAGACATGGAAAGTAGATAGACATTACAGAGGGGCAAGGGTTATTATTACAGAGATGAGAATCAGAAGAATTGCCATTTGAACTGCACCTCTAAGaatgaggaggtgggggaggatggAGGCCGGGGGCGTAGGGTGCCGCAGGAGCAAAGAGGAGCAGGAAGCACAACTAGTCATAAACTAGTTCCCCACAAGTATTCTCCTTCTGCCTGTACAGTGTTTTAGAAAAACCTGGAATTCGttgctaacattttaaaatcaatagaTTACAATTAAAATCTGGATCTTCAGCATCTCTTGGAAATTTGCATTATCTAGCAGCGCTAAGGTTGGCTTTGAGAAGCATTCAGTGGGCTAAAGCTGAGATACTAAGGCTTTTTAGAAGGGGCATATCCTCCTTATCTGTCCTCACTCCTCCCTGTCACATCTGTAACACGAGAGCAAAGTCACCTACAATTTACCATCTCCATGCTGGAGAGTTCCTCAACATTCATGTCTatcaaagaggaaaaagtgaGTGATGGACTGAGAGAGCCCTGTGTTTCAGGAAAAGATAACAAAGAGAAGCATATTTCTTTGTGGAAATAAAGACCCTTCTCATGAGTTTCGGGGAGCAGTGTGCACCGTGGTTAGGAACAAGACTGTGAAGGCCGACTGTGGGGTTGAAAGTCCATCTTAACCACTTACAAGTTTTATGACCTTGAGCAGattacttaatttttctgagcatgtttcctcatctgaaaagtgggGAATATTCCCCCAAACTTCACCTGATTATCAGCAGGAATAACTTGGTACCCGAGATGAAGAAGGTCTCAGAATAAAGCTAGGAATGTCTCACTGcacacacatttcttttaaatCCCATGTCTTGCCTTAAAATGCATGCAGGTGCTGTACGTTAATACCGTAACACttatctgttaatattttaaaattacttaccATTAGGTAACATATATTGTATTGTCCTGTGgcttcctctatttctctgtacCCCAGTTGGGAAGGAGAGCCCTGCATATAAAATTCTTTGAATGCTAAAATAAGGAAATTGGATTTTTATCTTGTAAGTAACGGGGAGGTGGGGAATGATGTCTTGGAAAAGCCCCAGTGGTGGTGTAGAGCCCTGCCCGCAGCCAGAGTACTTGTATGCGCAGGGATGGAGTGGTAGGGAGACAGGACTTGAGGCCTCAGGACGCAGAAAGTGATAGTGGCAAGTGATTCAGATCAGTTCTGAGCTTGAGTCATCCTCTTCTGACTCACCCCTAGACTGCTCCCTTGCTGTTGGGGCCCTTGGGAGAAAAGTCTGGGCAGCCGTGGACTCTCGAGGCAGGGTTTGAAGTGTGGGGGGTGAGCAGAGAGACCAGGCAGGAGCTGCTGTGTGGTCTAGGTGGGGATGGCCGGTGAGCACAGCTGAGGTGCTCCAGTTGCTTCTGAAACTCCCAAGGTCGGCTCACGGGGGCCTTGGGACAAGCCGGAGGGGACGGGGTGGAGGGACTTTTTGCTCCTTCCTTTATTTTCAAGTGTAACTGCTTGTTTCTCTTATGGAATGAGGGTTCTActtaagatttttattaaaaaaaaaaaagcatctgctgatttaaaaaaagtGTTTCCAACCAGTAGGCTAGACTCACGCAGAAGTAGAACtgacacatttgtgtgtgtgtgtgaaattgagggaaggaaggagtgaGACGGAGATAGCAGGGGTGGATTGATGGTAAGGATTAAGCAGGAAGAACAGGGCTGGAGAAAACAGGAATTCCATTTGGGAAATTGTTCTCATAAAGCaaccagaggcagggaggaaTAGAGCAAAtaccatattttaaatatgataatcACATAGGGTAGAAATATCTTATCTGGGAAGAGTTAAATTTTATTGGACACTTAACTTTTAACCCCTAAGTGGCTGGTACTGCTGACAGGCCTGTAGGAGCCCTATCCTTGCTGAGGCCTGTCTCTCCACACCTCCTGAGGACAGTCTTTGGTCAGTTCCCCTTCCTGTTGCCCCTTTTGGGCTCCTGCCTCTAGAAGGGAGGTGAACCCAGGGCCCTGAGGCCATCTACCCGCCAGGCAGACTGTGGGCTGTGATGGCACTCCACATCCCATGGGGTAATGCAGAGTCCTGAACTCGGAGAAGCTGAAAGTCAGAAGATCTGGGCCCATCCATGGGAGTGGGGAGTGGAGTGTGGGGTGGGGGCTCCCAGAAAATGAATTATCTTGGGATCTGCTGAACTTGAAGTGTCTGTGAAATATCCAGTCTAGAATGGGTCTGAAAGTCAGGAGAGAGGTGAGGGGTGGGATTGCTAGGAACAGTGTGGAGCAGGCACATAAGACAAGAGAGGTGGTAAAAGGGGTCAGAGACAGGCGGGGACCCCGGAGAAGGAAGGACTGCAGAAGTGAACAGAGGCTAGAAGAGTGAGGACTCAGAAGGGGTCCCTGGAGTTCTTAGGACATGAGCAACCTCTAGGGGAGCAGTGTCCATGAAGAGGGTAGAATAAGTGCAGCACAGGCTTTAGTTATATAACTCCTGGCTGTTTATTGGTTGAGACCTCTGCAAGTTATATagtgtctctgagcctcagtttcctcatctgtaaaatgaggataatataaATGCAAGGTCATGAAGTTAAATGATAACATTTGTAGCATCTTGCTCATTAGTaggcttaataaatgttttcctttgtgCTACATTTAAAGATTGTGAAACAGAGGGACAGAAGCAGAGGTTATTAGCTTGAGGAAAGTGAGAGCAGGGTGGAAAGGGTATTTCAGGTTAAGTGAGGTGCATACTTGACGGAAGGAGCCAGTGAAGAGGCGAGATCGAAGTCTGCAGTTCCCTAAGCGAGAGAGATTGTATGTCTGAGGAGAAGAGCTGGAGAGCATGGGCTGAGGAAGCCCTCTTGGAAGCAGCAGGAAGAGTATGCCTCTGCTGTCAGCAGGGGGCCAGAGCAGGTTCCGGATGAGCAGAGGTAGTAGATGGGAACCTGGGCCTCTGCCTCAGACCCTACGCTCCAGTGGCTCCACTTTCCACTGAGTCGTGTTGGGCCAAGTGAGACAACTCTCCTACAGCCTGCTCACTGGCGTGTTGTGAGGCTTAGGTGAGAAGCACAGCGCCTAGTCCATGGTGCTTTATAGTGTGACGTGTCCTTAATAATGTTGGGGAGTTGTACAGCTGATGgcctttatttttcatgattgtGGGTGTAGTGCTTAAAAGTAGGGACTTCATCGTTAGAAAGACCTGGGGTAGAATTCTTGTCCAGCCATATGTTAGCCTTGAAGACCTTGGGCAGTTACTCTAGTTTCTCTCAACCTTGGTTTCTTCTTCCACATAAAATTAGGACCTGTGCTTTAGTTCAGatatgtgaggattaaatgagataatgtgtgtgaGGCACTCAGCATGgtacctggtacatagtaagcactcaataaatacagCTGTAGATGTTGACTAAGAAAGAATACAGGGaacttatgacccagcaatggcTCAAGCTTAAGCCAAAGGGACAAAGAATCAGTTGTCAGAAACACAGGCATCTATCAGACGGAGAACATGTACCTTGAACACCTACCCGTGATCCAGCCCTGCCAGTCCCGTGACAGCTAAGCCAAGGGCTGGTATGGGAGGTTTAATTATCAGATGGGGAGGACTTGAATGACTTGGTCTCCGAAGTGCATCCCCGTCCTGTGGATCCCTTCCGGGGGAGGGGGCTACTTGAGCATCTGTAGTCTGACCCGTGACTGCCCTGGAGGCAGCCAACTTCAGGTTCAGGCCTGTGGTGCCCCCCTGCTTCATGCGCTGCTGTGCCCACAGGACCGGGGCTTCTGCGTGGAGGTGAACACAGCCTTCGAGGACTTCGCCCACGTCATAAGCTTTGACAAGAGGGCTGCTGCGCTGGATGCAGGCAACATCAAGCTGACTTTCAATAGTGTGAGGGGCCGCGCGGGGTGGGGCTGTAGCCAGGGCTCCGTTCTCGAGCTCGTCCCTTGCTCTGGTTCCGTTCCTTCTCACGCACCGCCCCAGCGTGACTCTGCCCCCAGTCCAGGAGTGATAGTAGGAGCTCAAACCCCAGCTTCCCACACACCCTCTCTTGAGTGACCCTGCCCTGTGCCCTGTCGCCCTCAGCTGCTGGAGAAAGCAGAGGCGCGCGAGAGAGAGCGGGAGAAGGAGGAGGCCCGGCGGCTGCGGCGCAGGGAAGCTGCCTTCCGAAGCATGCTGAGGCAGGCTGTGCCTGCTCTGGAGCTGGGCACGGCCTGGGAAGAGGtcaggactgcagcctggcaTCAAACACCACCCCTCAGTCCTGAGGGCAGCAGTGCTTCTCCACCACTGGGGGCCCACCCCAGTCGTAGCACAGCTCGGGGCCAGCTTCGGcgccc is from Bubalus bubalis isolate 160015118507 breed Murrah chromosome 4, NDDB_SH_1, whole genome shotgun sequence and encodes:
- the PRPF40B gene encoding pre-mRNA-processing factor 40 homolog B isoform X1; protein product: MKTRSNILFIRRVSVPDSGPRPPAAPAPFPPGPPMMPPPFMPPPGIPPPFPPMGLPPMSQRPPAIPPMPPGIMPPMLPPMGAPPPLTQIPGMVPPMMPGMLMPAVPVTAATAPGADTASSAVAGTGPPRALWSEHVAPDGRVYYYNADDKQSVWEKPSVLKSKAELLLSQCPWKEYKSDTGKPYYYNNQSKESRWTRPKDLDDLEALVKQEAAGKQQQPQTLQPQPPQPQPDPPPVPPGPTLLPTGLLEPEPGGSEDCAVSEAAQPLEQGLLQQPEEGPSSSAGQHQPPQQEEEESKPEPERSGLSWSNREKAKQAFKELLRDKAVPSNASWEQAMKMVVTDPRYSALPKLSEKKQAFNAYKAQREKEEKEEARLRAKEAKQTLQHFLEQHERMTSTTRYRRAEQTFGELEVWAVVPERDRKEVYDDVLFFLAKKEKEQAKQLRRRNIQALKSILDGMSSVNFQTTWSQAQQYLMDNPSFAQDHQLQNMDKEDALICFEEHIRALEREEEEERERARLRERRQQRKNREAFQTFLDELHETGQLHSMSTWMELYPAVSTDIRFANMLGQPGSTPLDLFKFYVEELKARFHDEKKIIKDILKDRGFCVEVNTAFEDFAHVISFDKRAAALDAGNIKLTFNSLLEKAEAREREREKEEARRLRRREAAFRSMLRQAVPALELGTAWEEVRERFVCDSAFEQITLESERIRLFREFLQVLETECQHLHSKGRKHGRKGKKHHRKRSHSPSVSWRGSESGDEELPPPSLRPPKRRRRNPSESGSEPSSSLDSVESGGAALGGRGSPSSRLLLGSGGKRREGRRTGLRLPQKDHGLRKAKKPKKKTKKRRHKSNSPESETDPEEKAAKESDEKEPEQDKDRDLRRAELPNRSPAFGIKKEKTGWDTSESELSEGELERRRRTLLQQLDDHQ
- the PRPF40B gene encoding pre-mRNA-processing factor 40 homolog B isoform X7: MKTRSNILFIRRVMPPPGIPPPFPPMGLPPMSQRPPAIPPMPPGIMPPMLPPMGAPPPLTQIPGMVPPMMPGMLMPAVPVTAATAPGADTASSAVAGTGPPRALWSEHVAPDGRVYYYNADDKQSVWEKPSVLKSKAELLLSQCPWKEYKSDTGKPYYYNNQSKESRWTRPKDLDDLEALVKQEAAGKQQQPQTLQPQPPQPQPDPPPVPPGPTLLPTGLLEPEPGGSEDCAVSEAAQPLEQGLLQQPEEGPSSSAGQHQPPQQEEEESKPEPERSGLSWSNREKAKQAFKELLRDKAVPSNASWEQAMKMVVTDPRYSALPKLSEKKQAFNAYKAQREKEEKEEARLRAKEAKQTLQHFLEQHERMTSTTRYRRAEQTFGELEVWAVVPERDRKEVYDDVLFFLAKKEKEQAKQLRRRNIQALKSILDGMSSVNFQTTWSQAQQYLMDNPSFAQDHQLQNMDKEDALICFEEHIRALEREEEEERERARLRERRQQRKNREAFQTFLDELHETGQLHSMSTWMELYPAVSTDIRFANMLGQPGSTPLDLFKFYVEELKARFHDEKKIIKDILKDRGFCVEVNTAFEDFAHVISFDKRAAALDAGNIKLTFNSLLEKAEAREREREKEEARRLRRREAAFRSMLRQAVPALELGTAWEEVRERFVCDSAFEQITLESERIRLFREFLQVLETECQHLHSKGRKHGRKGKKHHRKRSHSPSVSWRGSESGDEELPPPSLRPPKRRRRNPSESGSEPSSSLDSVESGGAALGGRGSPSSRLLLGSGGKRREGRRTGLRLPQKDHGLRKAKKPKKKTKKRRHKSNSPESETDPEEKAAKESDEKEPEQDKDRDLRRAELPNRSPAFGIKKEKTGWDTSESELSEGELERRRRTLLQQLDDHQ
- the PRPF40B gene encoding pre-mRNA-processing factor 40 homolog B isoform X4, coding for MKTRSNILFIRRVSVPDSGPRPPAAPAPFPPGPPMMPPPFMPPPGIPPPFPPMGLPPMSQRPPAIPPMPPGIMPPMLPPMGAPPPLTQIPGMVPPMMPGMLMPAVPVTAATAPGADTASSAVAGTGPPRALWSEHVAPDGRVYYYNADDKQSVWEKPSVLKSKAELLLSQCPWKEYKSDTGKPYYYNNQTLVKQEAAGKQQQPQTLQPQPPQPQPDPPPVPPGPTLLPTGLLEPEPGGSEDCAVSEAAQPLEQGLLQQPEEGPSSSAGQHQPPQQEEEESKPEPERSGLSWSNREKAKQAFKELLRDKAVPSNASWEQAMKMVVTDPRYSALPKLSEKKQAFNAYKAQREKEEKEEARLRAKEAKQTLQHFLEQHERMTSTTRYRRAEQTFGELEVWAVVPERDRKEVYDDVLFFLAKKEKEQAKQLRRRNIQALKSILDGMSSVNFQTTWSQAQQYLMDNPSFAQDHQLQNMDKEDALICFEEHIRALEREEEEERERARLRERRQQRKNREAFQTFLDELHETGQLHSMSTWMELYPAVSTDIRFANMLGQPGSTPLDLFKFYVEELKARFHDEKKIIKDILKDRGFCVEVNTAFEDFAHVISFDKRAAALDAGNIKLTFNSLLEKAEAREREREKEEARRLRRREAAFRSMLRQAVPALELGTAWEEVRERFVCDSAFEQITLESERIRLFREFLQVLETECQHLHSKGRKHGRKGKKHHRKRSHSPSVSWRGSESGDEELPPPSLRPPKRRRRNPSESGSEPSSSLDSVESGGAALGGRGSPSSRLLLGSGGKRREGRRTGLRLPQKDHGLRKAKKPKKKTKKRRHKSNSPESETDPEEKAAKESDEKEPEQDKDRDLRRAELPNRSPAFGIKKEKTGWDTSESELSEGELERRRRTLLQQLDDHQ
- the PRPF40B gene encoding pre-mRNA-processing factor 40 homolog B isoform X2, whose translation is MKTRSNILFIRRVSVPDSGPRPPAAPAPFPPGPPMMPPPFMPPPGIPPPFPPMGLPPMSQRPPAIPPMPPGIMPPMLPPMGAPPPLTQIPGMVPPMMPGMLMPAVPVTAATAPGADTASSAVAGTGPPRALWSEHVAPDGRVYYYNADDKQSVWEKPSVLKSKAELLLSQCPWKEYKSDTGKPYYYNNQSKESRWTRPKDLDDLEALVKQEAAGKQQQPQTLQPQPPQPQPDPPPVPPGPTLLPTGLLEPEPGGSEDCAVSEAAQPLEQGLLQQPEEGPSSSAGQHQPPQQEEEESKPEPERSGLSWSNREKAKQAFKELLRDKAVPSNASWEQAMKMVVTDPRYSALPKLSEKKQAFNAYKAQREKEEKEEARLRAKEAKQTLQHFLEQHERMTSTTRYRRAEQTFGELEVWAVVPERDRKEVYDDVLFFLAKKEKEQAKQLRRRNIQALKSILDGMSSVNFQTTWSQAQQYLMDNPSFAQDHQLQNMDKEDALICFEEHIRALEREEEEERERARLRERRQQRKNREAFQTFLDELHETGQLHSMSTWMELYPAVSTDIRFANMLGQPGSTPLDLFKFYVEELKARFHDEKKIIKDILKDRGFCVEVNTAFEDFAHVISFDKRAAALDAGNIKLTFNSLLEKAEAREREREKEEARRLRRREAAFRSMLRQAVPALELGTAWEEVRERFVCDSAFEQITLESERIRLFREFLQVLETECQHLHSKGRKHGRKGKKHHRKRSHSPSGSESGDEELPPPSLRPPKRRRRNPSESGSEPSSSLDSVESGGAALGGRGSPSSRLLLGSGGKRREGRRTGLRLPQKDHGLRKAKKPKKKTKKRRHKSNSPESETDPEEKAAKESDEKEPEQDKDRDLRRAELPNRSPAFGIKKEKTGWDTSESELSEGELERRRRTLLQQLDDHQ